The following DNA comes from Myxococcales bacterium.
GTCGCCCGGCAAGTTCACCGTCTTGCTGATGGCGCCGGATAGGAACGGCTGTACTGCAGCCATCATGCGCACGTGAGACATGGGCGCGAGGTAGCGCTGACCCGTGCGACCGCAGCGGTTGGCGCAGTCGAAGACGGCGTAGTGCTCCTCGGCCAGGTAAGGCGCGCCCTCGATGGTCATACGACCGATGATGACGTCGTTGGCCTCCTGGATTTCGGCGTCTTTGAAGCCGAGGTGCCGGAGCAGGTTGAACCCCGGTACCCCCATGCGCTCGGCCGTCACACCGAGTCGCTCGAACGTCTCTTTGCCGACCACCCACGGCGCGAACGCCAGGTGCAGATCGAAGACTCCCGGGATGGCCTGCTCGATCTTCGCCAGATCTTCGTCGGTCATGCCTCGTTGTTTGAGCGACGCGCGGTTCACGTGAGGCGCGCCCAAGAGGGTGTTCGTGCCGGAGACGTAGGCGACGATTTCGCGGATCTGAGCCTCGGGGTAGCGCAGGCGCCGGAGCGCCTCGGGCACCGATTGGTTCACGATCTTGAAATAACCGCCGCCGGCGAGCTTCTTGAATTTGACCAGGGCAAAATCGGGCTCGACGCCCGTCGTGTCGCAGTCCATCAACAGGCCGATGGTGCCCGTGGGTGCCAGCACCGTGGCCTGCGCGTTGCGATAACCGTGCTCTTCCCCGATGCGCACGGCGTCGTCCCAGGCGCCGGCTGCGGCTCGCCACAGCTCTGCCGGGCACTCGTCGCGATTGATGGCGTAGGCCGCCTCTTGGTGCAGGCGCATCACGCGCAGCATGGGCTCCCGGTTCTTCGAGAACCCAGGGAACGGCCCCTTGCTGGCCGCGATCTTGGCGCTCTGCGCGTAGGCACGACCGCACATGATGGCGGTGAGCGCCGCGGAGATGGAGCGGCCAGCGTCTGAATCGTAGGGCACGCCTTGCAGCATCAGGAGCGTGCCGAGGTTGGCGAAGCCGAGGCCGAGCGGGCGATAGTCGTGTGAGTTCTGCGCGATCTGCCGCGTCGGGTAGCTCGAGAAGTCGACCAGGATCTCCTGAGCCATGAAGAACACGTCGACAGCATGCAGGTAGCCGTCGACGTCGAAGCTGCCGTCGGCGTTCAAGAACTTGGTCAGGTTCAACGACGCCAGGTTGCACGCCGTGTCGTCCAGGAACATGTACTCCGAGCACGGGTTCGAGGCGTTGATGCGCCCCGAGTTCGGGCACGTGTGCCAGCGGTTGATGGTGGTGTCGTACTGCACGCCCGGGTCGGCGCAGCCCCACGCGCTCTCCGCGAGCATCGTCCAGAGATCCTGGGCTTCGTAGGTGTCGACGACGTCACCCGTGGTGCGGGCGATGGTCTGCCATTTTCCGCCTGCGAGGGCGGCCTTCATGAAGTCGTCCGTGACCCGCACGCTGTTGTTGCTGTTTTGCCCGCTGACCGTGCGGTAGGCCTCGCCGTTGAAATCGTTCTCGAAGCCTTGAGCGATGAGGGCTTGGGCCTTCTTCTCTTCGCGCATCTTCCAGCCGATGAAGTCGGCGATCTCCGGGTGGTCCATGTCGAGGCAGACCATCTTGGCCGCGCGTCGCGTGGTGCCGCCGCTCTTGGTGCTGCCGGCGGCGCGGTCGAACACCTCGAGGAAGCTCATCAGCCCGCTCGAGGTTCCCCCGCCGGAGAGCTTCTCCTGCTTGCCGCGGATCTGGCTGAAGTTCGAGCCGGTGCCGGAGCCATACTTGAACAGGCGCGCCTCGCTCTTCATGAGCTCGTAGATCGCCATCAGGTCGTCTTGCACGCTCTGGATGAAACAGGCCGAGCACTGCGGCTTCTCGTAGGCCGTGGCGGTCTCGCCGATGGTGTCGGTCTGCTCGCTGTACGCCCAGTTGCCGCCCGAGCCCTCGATGCCGTACTCGTGAAAGAGCCCGCAGTTGAACCACACCGGCGAGTTGAACGCGCCGTACTGGTTCACGAGCAGGAAGGTGAGCTCCGCCTCGAACGTCTCGGCGTCCTTCTTGCTCGCGAAGTAGCCCCCGAACTGCTCGCCGGCATTGCGGATGGTGTGGGCCAGGCGATGCACGACCTGGCGAACGCTGGTCTCGCCTTTGGCCTTGTCACCGTGCAGCCCCGCCTTGCGGAAATACTTGGAGACGACGATGTCGGTCGCGAGCTGAGACCACTCCGCCGGGATCTCGGCGCCCTCCATCTTGAAGACGACCGAGCCGTCCGGGTTGGTGATGACGCTCTTCCGGAGCTCGAAGGTCACTCCCTCGAAGCCGGTCTCGCCGGCCTGGGTGAAACGCCGCTCGACGACCACACCCTTCTTGCGGCGTGCCGTGGCCCGCTTCTTGGTGGGCTCCTCAGCCCCGCTCGGCTTCACGCTGCTCTCCTGACCCACGATCGTCGACTGCGCCATCCCTCGCTCCTTCACTTCCGGCATTGCTCTGTCCCCCGTGAGCGGCACCGGTCCGCGCACGGCAGGAAAATGACCCGAGTTCCTCGCCTGTTCCGGTCAGGAGCGGGCGGGGTATCTGGTCCCCCAAGCTGTCCAAGCCACTCTCTCGTATGCCGGCGAGCTGGCCGCGCCAGTTCGCCCCCTCAAGCCTTCGAAGTAATCACCCGTTCACTGCGCGCTTGGACTCGTTCTTGCTGAACGGGCGTTCGGGAGTGGAGCCCAAAGCTGGACTGCACCGACGAACAGCACTCGTCGCGGGTGGAGGGTCTTGTTACCCCAACCACTTGGGGTGGGGCAAGAAAAAACCACGACAGGTTGGTGAATTTGGCCTAAACGGTGGAAGGCACTGAACTTTCGCTCTCGTGAACACAAGATACTCCCGGCTTGTACAGGAGCAGCCCACAGGCGCTCCCCAGCTAGCCCCCAGGTGGGGGCTGCCGACCTTGCCGATGGGCCGAAAAACGGCGGGTCGGCTGCCCGGGCCGGCTTCCCTTGTGCGAAGGCCTCGGGTCTGCCAGGCTGCCTTGCACAAAGTAGCACCAAAATGAGGACGCTCGGGGAGATCCAGCCCGGTCAGACGGTGGGCCGGTACGAGTTCCTGGTGCCGATCGCACAGGGCGGCATGGCAGCGGTGTGGGCCGCGCGCCTCAAGGGCACGCGTGGTTTCAGCAAGACCGTGGCGGTCAAGACCATGCTGCCGACGATCAGCGACGATCCGCACTTCGAGCAGATGTTCCTCGACGAGGCGCAACTCGCATCACGCATCCGCCACCCCAACGTCGTCGAGATCCTCGACCTGGGCGAACAAGACGACCTGCTCTACCTCGTGATGGAGTGGGTGGACGGCGAACCGCTATCGGCCATCCGGCGCGTGGCGGTCAAGCGCGAAGGCATCCCGCGGCCGATCGCGGTCAAGGTCGTGCAAGACGCGGCAGCGGGGCTGCACGCTGCTCACGAGCTCAAAGATCCGCAGGGTGTGACCGTCGGCCTCGTTCACCGCGACATCTCGCCGCAGAACGTGCTCATCACCTTTGACGGCGTGGTGAAGATCGTCGACTTCGGCGTGGCCAAGGCCGCCGGCCGAACCGTCGAGCACACCAACTCGGGTCAGATCAAGGGCAAGCCCCCGTACATGTCGCCCGAGCAGGCGCTCGGCAAGGACATCGATCGCCGCACCGACGTGTTCGCGCTCGGCATCATCTTGTATCAGCTGACGACGGGTAAACATCCGTTCCGCGGCGAGAACGACATGATCACGCTGCAGAACATCGTGTCCGATCGGCCGATCATTCCGCCGCGCGCTTACGACAAGGACTACCCGAAACCCCTCGAAGCCGTGGTGATGCGCGCGCTCGACCGCGATCCGGAGAAACGCTTTCAGACGGCGGCGGAGTTCGAGGCTGCGCTCGATCGCGTGTTTCCGCCGACCATTCCCCGAGTTCGCACCGAGGACGTCGGGAAGTTCGTCAAGGCCATGCTCGGTGACCGTGGCGAGGAGCGCCACGTTGCGCTGCGCGACGCCATCAAGCTCGCTGATGAGCGCGCCGCACAAGCAGAAGCCGCGATCGCGGCAGGGCGCTTCCCGGAGCTGGGCACGCGCGTCTTGCCAGCGCCGCTCGGCTCGCCTTCGAACCCGGACAACTCGCGACCTTCCGTGACGGGGCTCACGGGTTTGACGGGACCGACGCCACACTCCGGTTCCTTCGCTCGGCTGTCTGCGCCGGAGCTGACGAGCGGTGCGATGAGCGCACCCGAGACTCCGTTCGGCACGCAGCTGCCCTCAGAGCCGCCGCCCGTGAAGAAGAGCAGGGGCGCGGTGTGGGTCGTGGGTGGGCTGTTCGTCGCCGCGCTTCTCATCGGCGGCGCCCTCGTGCTCACGCAGACCATCAAGCTGGGCGGTGACCGTGGCCAAGCCGCGCAGTCTCCGGTCGTGGCGCCGCCCAAAGAGAGCGCGAGCGCGAAGACGGACACACCCAAGGTCGCGCCGGAAAAGGGTGAGAAGATCGACGAGTCTGGAGCCATCGATCTGAATCAGCTCGCCGTCGAGAAGAACCAGGCGGCGAAGGGCGGACCGCTCAAGGCGCCAGAGAAAGATCCCAAGGCGGCGCCGGATCCCAAGGATCCAAAAGCCGCCCCGGATCCGACAGAGAAGGGGAAGAAACCCGAGAAGAAGCCCGGGGCCACCTTCGTGCCGCCGCCGGTGACCGACCCGGGGTTCTGACTCCCGGCTTCAGGCTCAGACGGTTCAGGCCCAGACGACGGGCTTCTTCTTGCCGTACCACTCGTCCGCGCGAACGCCGTACTTGTCCTCGATCGCCGCGCGCTTGAGCTTCATCGTGGGGGTGAGCAGACCGTTCTCGATGGTCCAATCGTCACTGACGACCACGAGCACGTCGAGCTGTTCATGCTGATCGAGTGTGGCGTTGACCTCGGCGAGGTGTGCCTCGAGGGAGCCAGTGATGGCGGCCTTCTCCGCCGCATCCTTCAAGCGCTTCTGGGCCTGTTCACTGAGCACCACCATGCCGTAGGGCTGAGGGAAGCCATTGCCGCTGACCAGTGCCTGTTCGACGTCGGAGTGCAAGAGCAGTTTGTTCTCGATCGGTGCCGGCGCGACGTACTTGCCCTTGCTGGTCTTGAACAGCTCCTTGACCCGCCCGGTGATCTTCAGGTGTCCCTCGGCATCGACCTCGCCGCGATCTCCCGTCCGCAGGAAGCCGTCTTCCGTGAACATCTCGGCGGTCAGCTCCGGCGCCTTGTAGTAGCCGAGCATCGTGCCCGGGCTCTTGACCAGCACCTCTCCCGCATCGCTGAGCTTGCACTCGACACCCTTGCAAGCCTTGCCGACGTAGCCGACCTTGACGTCGCCCGGCAGCGTCATGTGTGAGTAGCTGAAGTTCTCGCTCATGCCATAGCCCTCGAGCAGCTCGAGGCCGAGCGAGCGGTACCAGCCGATGAGCTCCGCTGGGATCGGCGCGGAGCCGCTGCCGGCGATGCGCACCTGATCGAAGCCGAGGCCGCCGAGCACCTTCTTCTTGATGATGCCGCTCAGGATGGGCACTTTCAGCATGAAAGCGAGCCGCTCTTGGGGCATCTTGCTGAACACGCCGAGCTGGAACTTCTGCCACAAGCGCGGCACGCTGACGAACAGGGTGGGTCGCGCTCGCTTGATGTCATCGATGAAGGTCTCGAGGCTCTCGGCGAAATAGACTCGGAAGCCCACGTTGAGTGTGCCCGTTTCGACCACGTAGCGCTCGAAGGCGTGCGCCAGCGGCAGGTACGAGAGCATGCGGTCCTCGCTGTTCACGCTGAGTGAATCGAGGAACATGCGGCCCGGGGCGAGCATCGTGTGGAAGCTGTGCATCACCCCCTTGGGCACGCCCGTGCTGCCGGAGGTGTAGACGATGGTCGCGAGATCGTCCTTGGGCCGACGGATTTCTCCGGCGAGGGGCTCGGTCTTTGCCACGAGCTCGTCCCAGCTTGGTGCGCTCAGCTTGGGACTGAGCGGCAGCGCGATGCGCGGCAGGCCGTCGGGAATGCCTGGCTCCATGGCGGCGAAGCCGTCGAGCTTGCCGATGAAGATCAGCTTCGCCTCGCTGTGCTCGAGGATCTGCCGGATCGTCTCTGCCGTGAGCGTCGGATAGAGCGGCACCGAGACGTGGCCGGCCATCCAGATCGCCAGATCACACAGGATCCACCAGGCCGTGTTCTTGGAGAAGAGCGCGATGTGAGACTTCGCTGGTAGGTCGAGGGATTTGAGGTGGGCCGCCATGCGCCGGGCTTCACCGACCGCCTCCTTGAAGGTGAAGTCGCGCAGCTGTCCGCCGCCGAGGGGCTGGGTGAACCAGATTTCGTCAGCGCGATCTCGTTCGAACGCTTGAACGCAGTCCAGGGTCGTCTCGAGCTTCATCTTCGTCTCTCCCCGCTCGCGCGGATTGGCCAGCGCGCCGCGTCTTCTAGCATGGCCTGCCAGCCGCGGGGCTACTCCCAGCGACTCCACTCCGCCAGGTAATACGAGACCAGCGCTTGGTTGTTGAGGCGGTTGGGCTCGGCGGGAACTTCCCGCACGTCCGTCGGCAAATCGAACAGCGCCGTGAGCGTGACCGGGTCGAGGTAACGCAGCTGAGCCGGGGGCAGACGCGTGGGGATGACGACGGGTTCGGTCTTTGCCAGGACGAATCCCCAATCGGCGAAGCTCGGGACGAACACGCGGTACGGCAGGACCTGGAAGCCGGCCTCGCGCAGGGTGTCCACGATGCACCAGAACGAGCGGCGGGCGAGCAGCGGCGAGGTCGACTGCACCGCGAGGGCGCCGCCTTTGGCGAGCCGCTCGCGAACGCGCCGATAGAGCTCGGCGCTGTAGAGCTTTCCTACCGCGTAGTTACTGGGATCGGGGAAGTCGAGCACGATGACGTCGAAGGTCTCGTGGCTCTCGGCGATCCAGACCATTGCGTCGGCGTTGATCACGGTGACGCGCGGATCGGCGAAGGAACCTTCGTTCTGCCGGACCAGCTCCGGCCGGGTCCGCGCGAGCTCGGTGACGGCGCGATCCAGGTCCACGAGCACTACCCTTTCGACGTCGGGCCAGCGCAGGATCTCGCGCACCGCGAGCCCGTCGCCGCCGCCGCCGACCAGGACCGTTCGGTGCGCGGCGGCTGCGCCCATCGCCGGGTGGACCAGCGCCTCGTGGTAACGGTGTTCGTCGCGGCTGGCGAACTGCAGGTTGCCGTTGAGGTGCAGGGCGAAACCGGCGCCGCGCTGCGACAGCACGATGCGTTGGTACGGTGAGGTCTCGGCGAAGAGCACCGGTCCGCCAAAAGCTTGGGCCTCCGCCAGCGCGGTCAGTCGACGGGACGACAGCAGCGCGAGTGCGAGCAGCACCAGCACGAAGACAGCGCGCAGCCGCGCGAGCGCCATGCCGCGGCGTTCTTCGGGCGTGTCGCCGCCAAGGGCCCAGGTTGAAGCGAGCCCAACGGCTGCGTTCAGGAGCCCACAGACCAGGGACGTGTTGACCAGTCCGAGTCGCGGCACGAGGAAGAAGGAGAACGCCAGCGAACCCACCAGCGCACCCGCGTAGTCGAAGGTGAGGGCGCGTGCGACCAGCTCCTTGAACTCGAGCTCGCGCCGGAGGATGCGCATCAGGAGCGGCAGCTCGAGCCCCACCAGCACGCCGACGGCAACGACGGTTGCGTAGAGGATCAGGCGAAAGGCATTCGTGTAGCTGAACGCCAGGAACAATCCCGGCGCGCTGAGGCCGCCGATCAGCGCGGTGCCGAGCTCGACATCGACGAAGAGCAACGCCAGGCGTCGCCCGGCAAAGCGCGAGAGCCACGCGCCCAGACCCATGGCCGAGAGATACACACCGATGACGGTGGAGAACTGGGTGATGGAGTCGCCGAGCACGTAGCTGGCGACGGCCGCCATCACCAGCTCGTAGACCAGGCCCGCGGTCGCGATGACCAGCACCATGCCGAGCAGCACGCTGGCTCTGGAGATCCGGCGCGTGGGTGCCTTGGAGCCGGGCTCCGGCCATGCCGAGGCCTCGGGCTCGATGTCGTCGTCCCGGTCCGTCATCGGGCCGACTCGCGTGGCTGCGAGCGCTGCCGCCTCAGCCGCCGATGGCGGAAGCGATGATGATGCTGAGCCCGAGAATCACGGCGCCGATGAGGATCCCGAGGGCGGTGTTCTGATCCTCTTCGATCTCTTTGCGGATCGAGAACGGTGTGACCAGCTTGATGACCAAGAAGCTGATCCCGAACATGACGATGCCGATCAGCGAATAGACGATCGAAGCGACCAGCGCTTTCACGAATGGGGCCCAATTGATGTCCATGTCGCGTTGCCTCTCCCTCGGTCGGGCTCGGGGCTCGGAGGAGCCCTACACCGTCTCCGTGTATCACGAACCCTGGGATTTTTGCGACCACAGCCCGTCGATGCCCCGGTTTTTCGGCCTCCCGAGCCAGGCCCTGTAACATCTGGGGCCTCGGGGAACCCATGCTTGTGCTGATTGGCCCTCCTTTCGGGGGTACGGACGAAGAGTACGGCCGCCTGGCTCAGGCGACCGGGCTCCTGCCCTACGATCTCCGGACCAAGCTGAAACCGGACTCCTGGGGCGTCGTCCGAGCCATCGGCAACCGCGGGGAGGCCGATGAGCTGGCGCGCAACCTGGGTGGGCAGGGCTTCCGGGTGGCCGCGGTCGATGCAAGCGTCGCGGCGGATCCGGACCGCGTGTTCGTCCCGCTCAAGGCCCTCGAGGTCCGGGAGAGTGACCTGGTCCTGCACCTCTCGGAGCGCTCGATGCCCATCCCACATCGCGCCCTCCTCGCCATCGTCCGCGGAGAGGTACAGGTCGGCGGCCGCAGCGGATCCAGCGCCGCGTTTCGGGCGGTGGTGCCGGGCGTGGGGGGCGACGTGCTCCGCGAAGCGAGCGCCATGCAGGTCGATGCGTTCGCTGCTGCGGATCTGCACTTTGCCACGGTTCAGTGGGCCGCACGCATCGATGCGAGGGCCTTCGATTTCTCCATTCTCGGCGATGCGGCCGGCGGAGCGCAGGACCTCGATCGCCTGGTGGACTACCTCGCCGCCACCACCGGTGTGCGGGTCGATCGAGCCCACCGCATCTCGAGCGTGGCGTCGTTCACCGGTGGGGTGGGCCCCACGCGGGCTGCGACGCCGATGCCGGGCCGCGCGGGCGTGCCGCGAAGAGAGGTTCCGGAGCGTTTTGACGCCTACTCGAGGCTGATTGCGGAGGCCGAACGGCTAGCCCCGAGGCACGCACGTCCTTCGACACGCCCGCCGCCGGCCCAATAGGCGGGGCGGCAAGGGTGAAAGCGGTGCTAGACTCCCCAAGGAAGGTTGAGAGGATGCGACTTCGACGCTTGGGCTCTGCGCTGACCCCCACAGTATTGGCCGTATGCCTGGCGCTCGGCAGCTCGACGCTGCACCCGGCCGTGGCGTTTGCCCAGAGCCCGGCGGAGCTCGCCAAGGCACGCACCCTCTTCAAGGAGGGAGTGAGCCTGGAGGCCGCCGGCGATTGGGCGAGTGCGCTCTCGAAGTTTCAAGAGGTCGGCAAGGTCAAGACCACGCCGGCCGTGCGTTATCACATCGGGCGCTGCAAGGAGCACCTGGGCCGCTTGAACGAGGCGTTGGGCGAATATCGCATCGCCGAGTACGAAGCTCAGGAGGCGAAAGCCAAGGAGCTGGGCGAGATCACGAAAGCCAAGACCGAGCTCGAAGCGCGAGTCCCGAAGCTGACGATCATCCGGGGCAAGGGGGCGGAATCCGCCAAGGTCGAGCTCGATGGCGTTGCGCTCGGCGAGGCCCAGGTGGGCAAGGAGGTCTCGACGGATCCGGGCCCCCATCGGGTCGTCGCCAAGGTGGGTGGCAGTCAGTTCGAGATGACCGTCACTCTGGCCGAGGGCGAGAGCAAGGAGCTCGAGCTGGTGCCGCCGGACGACTTCAACCCAAAGCCCGCCCCGCCGGACGAGCCGAAGCCGGATGAGAAACCCGACCAGGTGGCGCCGGTGAAGATCGAGAAGCGGGGCAAGGGTGCGCTGCCTTACATCATCGGTGGTGTTGGTGTGCTCGGGCTGGCGGGAGCCGGCTATTTCTACACGAAGAAGAAGGATTCTCAGAGCCAGCTGGAGGACTTCTGCCGCCCTGACGGCACCTGTCCGCAGTCGAAGCAGAGCCTGGCTGATGACGGCAAACGCTATGCGCTCTTGACCAATGTCGGGCTCGGCGTCGGCGTCGTGGGGATCGGTGTTGCGGCGGTGCTGCTCTTGAGCGGAGGAGGCTCCGCCGAGAAACCCAAAACTGCCGCTCGCGTTCAGCTCAACGTGCTGCCGGGGCCAGACCTCAAAGGAGTGAACTTTGTCGGTGCGTTCTGAGTGGGGGAGGCGGCTCACGCTCTCGGCTGCGGGCTTGCTCGTCGCCAGCTGCGGTTTTCCGGAGTTCACTTTCGTCGAAGACGGTCAGTTCTACGGGACTGGCGGGGTCGCGGGAGTCGGCGCGACGGGCGGTAGCAGCGTCGGTGCCACGGGCGGAATTGCTGGCGCGGGCGCGACCGGCGGTACGGGTGTGGGCGCGACCGGCGGTACGGGTGTGGGCGCGACCGGCGGTACGGGTGTGGGCGCGACCGGCGGTGGTGGTACGGGCGGCACCGGCGGCGGGGGTGGCCCGGAGAACTGCACCAACGGAGTGGACGACGACGGCGACGGGAAGATCGACTGCGAAGACACGGACTGCCAGGCCGGCTTCACCTGTGCACCGTCCTTGCCCACCGGCTGGGTGGGTCCGGTCGCGATGTTCGAGGGCGCGGCGCCGGCACCGGACTGCCTGCAGTCCGGCGGCTACCCGACGATCAAACAGAACGCGAACTCGACCATCAAGGCGGGCGCTGCCACTTGTCCGACGTGCGCGTGTGATCCCGCGACGGGCGCGCAGTGCACGGCTGACCTCTTCATGTACGACGACACGGCATGCCAAGGGAATTTCTGGACCACCAGCACGAGCCCACCCTACGCACCGACG
Coding sequences within:
- a CDS encoding AMP-binding protein, translating into MKLETTLDCVQAFERDRADEIWFTQPLGGGQLRDFTFKEAVGEARRMAAHLKSLDLPAKSHIALFSKNTAWWILCDLAIWMAGHVSVPLYPTLTAETIRQILEHSEAKLIFIGKLDGFAAMEPGIPDGLPRIALPLSPKLSAPSWDELVAKTEPLAGEIRRPKDDLATIVYTSGSTGVPKGVMHSFHTMLAPGRMFLDSLSVNSEDRMLSYLPLAHAFERYVVETGTLNVGFRVYFAESLETFIDDIKRARPTLFVSVPRLWQKFQLGVFSKMPQERLAFMLKVPILSGIIKKKVLGGLGFDQVRIAGSGSAPIPAELIGWYRSLGLELLEGYGMSENFSYSHMTLPGDVKVGYVGKACKGVECKLSDAGEVLVKSPGTMLGYYKAPELTAEMFTEDGFLRTGDRGEVDAEGHLKITGRVKELFKTSKGKYVAPAPIENKLLLHSDVEQALVSGNGFPQPYGMVVLSEQAQKRLKDAAEKAAITGSLEAHLAEVNATLDQHEQLDVLVVVSDDWTIENGLLTPTMKLKRAAIEDKYGVRADEWYGKKKPVVWA
- a CDS encoding DUF350 domain-containing protein; amino-acid sequence: MDINWAPFVKALVASIVYSLIGIVMFGISFLVIKLVTPFSIRKEIEEDQNTALGILIGAVILGLSIIIASAIGG
- a CDS encoding vitamin B12-dependent ribonucleotide reductase; translated protein: MAQSTIVGQESSVKPSGAEEPTKKRATARRKKGVVVERRFTQAGETGFEGVTFELRKSVITNPDGSVVFKMEGAEIPAEWSQLATDIVVSKYFRKAGLHGDKAKGETSVRQVVHRLAHTIRNAGEQFGGYFASKKDAETFEAELTFLLVNQYGAFNSPVWFNCGLFHEYGIEGSGGNWAYSEQTDTIGETATAYEKPQCSACFIQSVQDDLMAIYELMKSEARLFKYGSGTGSNFSQIRGKQEKLSGGGTSSGLMSFLEVFDRAAGSTKSGGTTRRAAKMVCLDMDHPEIADFIGWKMREEKKAQALIAQGFENDFNGEAYRTVSGQNSNNSVRVTDDFMKAALAGGKWQTIARTTGDVVDTYEAQDLWTMLAESAWGCADPGVQYDTTINRWHTCPNSGRINASNPCSEYMFLDDTACNLASLNLTKFLNADGSFDVDGYLHAVDVFFMAQEILVDFSSYPTRQIAQNSHDYRPLGLGFANLGTLLMLQGVPYDSDAGRSISAALTAIMCGRAYAQSAKIAASKGPFPGFSKNREPMLRVMRLHQEAAYAINRDECPAELWRAAAGAWDDAVRIGEEHGYRNAQATVLAPTGTIGLLMDCDTTGVEPDFALVKFKKLAGGGYFKIVNQSVPEALRRLRYPEAQIREIVAYVSGTNTLLGAPHVNRASLKQRGMTDEDLAKIEQAIPGVFDLHLAFAPWVVGKETFERLGVTAERMGVPGFNLLRHLGFKDAEIQEANDVIIGRMTIEGAPYLAEEHYAVFDCANRCGRTGQRYLAPMSHVRMMAAVQPFLSGAISKTVNLPGDASVDDVREIYEEGWKLGLKAVALYRDGCKASQPLSTSNKDDKQASDDHYTGTAGAVVTVTRPQGTRVRLPKKRRGFTQEAAVGGHKVFLRTGEYEDGTLGEIFVDMHKEGAAFRSLMNCFAMAVSVGLQYGVPLETYVEQFTFTRFEPHGVVSGHPNIKFSTSIVDYMFRVLGVEYLRRYDFAQVKPTESPASIEDPSSPLVEGPPESMTLPPPSMAQAQAPAHTADNRGALDAQLEEMMGDAPVCDGCGHITVRNGACYKCLNCGNSMGCS
- a CDS encoding polyamine aminopropyltransferase, encoding MTDRDDDIEPEASAWPEPGSKAPTRRISRASVLLGMVLVIATAGLVYELVMAAVASYVLGDSITQFSTVIGVYLSAMGLGAWLSRFAGRRLALLFVDVELGTALIGGLSAPGLFLAFSYTNAFRLILYATVVAVGVLVGLELPLLMRILRRELEFKELVARALTFDYAGALVGSLAFSFFLVPRLGLVNTSLVCGLLNAAVGLASTWALGGDTPEERRGMALARLRAVFVLVLLALALLSSRRLTALAEAQAFGGPVLFAETSPYQRIVLSQRGAGFALHLNGNLQFASRDEHRYHEALVHPAMGAAAAHRTVLVGGGGDGLAVREILRWPDVERVVLVDLDRAVTELARTRPELVRQNEGSFADPRVTVINADAMVWIAESHETFDVIVLDFPDPSNYAVGKLYSAELYRRVRERLAKGGALAVQSTSPLLARRSFWCIVDTLREAGFQVLPYRVFVPSFADWGFVLAKTEPVVIPTRLPPAQLRYLDPVTLTALFDLPTDVREVPAEPNRLNNQALVSYYLAEWSRWE
- a CDS encoding serine/threonine protein kinase: MRTLGEIQPGQTVGRYEFLVPIAQGGMAAVWAARLKGTRGFSKTVAVKTMLPTISDDPHFEQMFLDEAQLASRIRHPNVVEILDLGEQDDLLYLVMEWVDGEPLSAIRRVAVKREGIPRPIAVKVVQDAAAGLHAAHELKDPQGVTVGLVHRDISPQNVLITFDGVVKIVDFGVAKAAGRTVEHTNSGQIKGKPPYMSPEQALGKDIDRRTDVFALGIILYQLTTGKHPFRGENDMITLQNIVSDRPIIPPRAYDKDYPKPLEAVVMRALDRDPEKRFQTAAEFEAALDRVFPPTIPRVRTEDVGKFVKAMLGDRGEERHVALRDAIKLADERAAQAEAAIAAGRFPELGTRVLPAPLGSPSNPDNSRPSVTGLTGLTGPTPHSGSFARLSAPELTSGAMSAPETPFGTQLPSEPPPVKKSRGAVWVVGGLFVAALLIGGALVLTQTIKLGGDRGQAAQSPVVAPPKESASAKTDTPKVAPEKGEKIDESGAIDLNQLAVEKNQAAKGGPLKAPEKDPKAAPDPKDPKAAPDPTEKGKKPEKKPGATFVPPPVTDPGF